In one Sandaracinaceae bacterium genomic region, the following are encoded:
- a CDS encoding RNA polymerase sigma factor, with the protein MTETSAQSFEGHLERGDLHAAADWLVRAHGRDVLHLCTTIVRDRGTAEDLAQDAFGKAFLALPEFRGEASARTWLLTIARHRCLDHLRRSARQPWSLGREDDVREPLVADTEEVLVSDLMARRADIREGLAVLSEGERAMVLLRFAHGLSFDEIAESFGVKSGAVRMRVGRALTKMRDAIEGPALGVGAAAPAYSGALPSFGAPAAPGAPLAQPAPMPPPPRAAAPESAQVAPPAAYAPPAPAPAPSARPTGAPSGPVAPPLSAGAPARGAGVWVGLTRLFDGLRGVPSASPPAPSREASASAAPQQDASATLGALLLAADSDPSADAAFLARLTLQLRSPA; encoded by the coding sequence ATGACCGAGACCAGCGCGCAGAGCTTCGAGGGGCACCTCGAGCGCGGTGACCTGCACGCCGCCGCCGACTGGCTGGTGCGCGCGCACGGGCGGGACGTGCTGCACCTCTGCACCACCATCGTGCGTGACCGCGGCACCGCCGAGGACCTGGCGCAGGACGCGTTCGGCAAGGCTTTCCTCGCGCTGCCGGAGTTTCGCGGCGAAGCGTCGGCGCGCACCTGGCTGCTCACCATCGCGCGGCACCGCTGCCTCGATCACCTGCGGCGCAGCGCGCGCCAGCCGTGGTCCCTCGGGCGCGAGGACGACGTTCGCGAGCCGCTGGTGGCCGACACCGAGGAGGTGCTGGTGAGCGACCTGATGGCCCGCCGCGCCGACATCCGCGAGGGGCTGGCCGTGCTCAGTGAGGGCGAGCGCGCCATGGTGCTGCTGCGCTTCGCGCACGGGCTGTCGTTCGACGAGATCGCGGAGAGCTTCGGGGTGAAGTCTGGGGCCGTACGAATGCGTGTGGGGCGCGCGCTCACCAAGATGCGCGACGCCATCGAAGGCCCCGCGCTCGGGGTGGGCGCTGCGGCGCCAGCCTACTCGGGGGCGCTCCCGTCGTTTGGTGCGCCCGCTGCCCCTGGGGCTCCGCTCGCGCAGCCCGCGCCTATGCCGCCTCCTCCGCGGGCTGCAGCGCCCGAGAGCGCGCAGGTGGCTCCGCCAGCTGCCTATGCACCGCCCGCGCCCGCTCCTGCACCGAGCGCGCGGCCCACGGGCGCGCCCAGCGGACCGGTGGCACCTCCTCTCAGCGCAGGCGCACCGGCTCGCGGAGCGGGAGTGTGGGTCGGGCTCACGCGCCTCTTCGATGGCCTCCGCGGCGTCCCGTCTGCGTCGCCGCCTGCACCCTCGCGCGAGGCCTCTGCCTCGGCCGCTCCGCAGCAGGATGCGAGCGCCACGCTGGGCGCGCTACTACTGGCGGCCGACTCCGACCCGAGCGCCGACGCGGCCTTCTTGGCCCGCCTCACCCTGCAGCTGCGGAGCCCCGCGTGA
- a CDS encoding VCBS repeat-containing protein has translation MTDNTPSSPRRVTARTLLTGVVGVLLLVGAGALLSRRSTTPPADPASVSVTPEPTAPAAARFTLERVDSGLPRAGQWRHGFAVVDFDGDGHLDVVHGPARKSPSQVPQIFLGDGHGRFEQTTRFTFPALPYDYGDVAVADFDGDGVKDLALAVHLTGLVVLVRRADVFEVYGPPLGVVQPSIIGAFSSRAIEAVDWNADGRMDVIAESDGPRPFERSTDPARRPRGMLVLLGVVGGFEPLWPVTDLAGHGDSLAIADVDPVSPGLEIVAAANTVGSANVLYRTTEAGLALGTLPGLTSDRVVRAVALAPHADGMRVLVGGLMPGAEGLEGVLECVLPGSATATRLFTGRPLMAITVIGSGDLDGDGALEVVAGEEDGTLHVFTSRGAELTADAVQEPEARLAGCTPFGVVFANVDGQPGDELLVSYAGDDDACPSAGGIELFRPQRN, from the coding sequence ATGACCGACAACACCCCCTCGAGCCCCCGTCGCGTCACGGCGCGCACTCTCTTGACGGGCGTGGTGGGTGTGCTGCTGTTGGTGGGCGCTGGCGCCCTACTCTCGCGCCGGTCGACCACGCCGCCCGCAGACCCCGCCAGCGTGTCGGTCACGCCCGAGCCCACAGCCCCCGCGGCTGCGCGCTTCACCCTCGAGCGCGTGGACAGCGGCCTGCCGCGCGCTGGCCAGTGGCGTCATGGCTTCGCCGTCGTCGACTTCGACGGTGACGGCCACCTGGACGTGGTGCACGGACCGGCACGCAAATCGCCCTCGCAAGTGCCCCAGATCTTCCTCGGCGACGGGCACGGCCGCTTCGAGCAGACCACCCGCTTCACCTTCCCTGCGCTGCCCTACGACTACGGCGACGTGGCCGTGGCAGACTTTGATGGAGACGGCGTGAAAGACCTCGCGCTGGCGGTGCACCTCACCGGGCTGGTGGTGCTGGTGCGCCGCGCGGACGTCTTCGAGGTCTACGGGCCCCCGCTCGGCGTGGTGCAGCCCTCCATCATCGGAGCCTTCTCTTCGCGCGCCATCGAGGCGGTGGACTGGAACGCCGATGGCCGCATGGACGTGATCGCCGAGAGCGACGGCCCGCGTCCCTTCGAGCGCAGCACCGACCCGGCGCGACGCCCCCGCGGCATGCTCGTACTCCTGGGCGTGGTGGGCGGCTTCGAGCCGCTCTGGCCCGTGACCGACCTCGCGGGTCACGGCGACTCGCTCGCCATCGCCGACGTGGATCCCGTATCCCCGGGGCTCGAGATCGTGGCCGCCGCCAACACCGTCGGCAGCGCCAACGTGCTGTATCGCACCACCGAAGCCGGCTTGGCGCTCGGCACGCTGCCCGGCCTGACGAGCGACCGGGTGGTGCGCGCCGTGGCGCTGGCCCCGCATGCGGACGGGATGCGTGTCCTGGTGGGCGGGCTGATGCCCGGCGCCGAGGGGCTCGAGGGCGTGCTCGAGTGCGTCCTGCCCGGCAGCGCCACGGCCACCCGGCTGTTCACGGGCCGCCCGCTCATGGCCATCACGGTCATCGGCTCCGGGGACCTGGACGGAGATGGCGCGCTCGAGGTGGTCGCGGGCGAGGAGGATGGGACGCTGCACGTCTTCACCAGCCGAGGCGCAGAGCTCACTGCCGACGCGGTGCAAGAGCCCGAGGCCCGGCTGGCGGGCTGTACCCCCTTTGGGGTGGTCTTCGCCAATGTGGATGGGCAGCCCGGCGACGAGCTCCTTGTGTCGTACGCGGGGGATGACGACGCATGCCCGTCGGCGGGCGGCATCGAGTTGTTCCGCCCTCAGCGCAATTGA
- a CDS encoding proprotein convertase P-domain-containing protein: protein MNRALKNLALGSALLLPLSLPVLTRAQTYECEAPLGTNCATPINDAWFRFSVPTTTGVTTSSLIVLPGACDPSDTVVDVDLDVDILHPYVGDLELLLTHPDGTAVTLMYRPGVGAIDLNCPNDDLSVTFDDEDGVVATDLCETTIPAMSGEFLPFNPLSAFDGKARNGVWTLTVRDAVEGQQGVLRGWTLRLPCVPDLPNVSFEVTDGVLYERGPDTTATITVVRTGDTSAALDVVYTVVGTATGADYEALSGEVTIPAGSASATVEILSVDDDLDEIDEVIVLRLVADASAYDVGAGDSATVTLIDGNGSEGDGGCGCSVRGSSQTPFGLMAFLALGLLVRRRRFRLRR from the coding sequence ATGAATCGCGCCCTCAAGAACCTCGCGCTCGGGTCGGCGCTCCTCCTCCCGCTCTCGCTGCCCGTGCTCACGCGCGCGCAGACCTACGAGTGCGAGGCCCCGCTCGGCACCAACTGCGCCACGCCGATCAACGACGCGTGGTTCCGCTTCAGCGTGCCCACCACGACGGGCGTCACCACCAGCAGCCTGATCGTGCTGCCGGGCGCCTGCGACCCGAGCGACACCGTGGTGGACGTGGACCTCGACGTCGACATCCTCCACCCGTACGTGGGCGACCTCGAGCTGCTCCTCACCCACCCGGACGGAACAGCCGTCACGCTCATGTACCGTCCCGGCGTGGGCGCCATCGACCTGAACTGCCCGAACGACGACCTCAGCGTCACGTTCGACGACGAAGACGGTGTGGTGGCGACCGACCTGTGCGAGACCACCATCCCGGCGATGTCGGGCGAGTTCCTCCCGTTCAACCCGCTCTCCGCGTTCGACGGCAAGGCCCGCAACGGTGTCTGGACCCTGACGGTGCGTGACGCCGTCGAGGGCCAGCAGGGCGTCCTGCGCGGCTGGACGCTGCGCCTGCCCTGCGTCCCGGACCTGCCGAACGTGAGCTTCGAGGTCACCGACGGAGTGCTCTACGAGCGCGGGCCAGACACCACCGCCACCATCACGGTGGTGCGCACCGGCGACACGTCGGCCGCGCTCGACGTAGTCTACACCGTGGTGGGGACGGCCACGGGCGCGGACTACGAGGCCCTCTCCGGAGAGGTGACCATCCCCGCCGGCAGCGCTTCGGCCACGGTCGAGATCCTCTCGGTGGACGACGACCTCGACGAGATCGACGAGGTCATCGTGCTGCGCCTCGTGGCGGATGCGTCGGCTTACGACGTGGGTGCCGGCGACAGCGCCACGGTCACGCTCATCGACGGAAACGGGAGCGAGGGCGACGGCGGCTGCGGCTGCTCGGTGCGCGGCAGCAGCCAGACGCCCTTCGGGCTGATGGCCTTTCTGGCGCTCGGCCTGCTGGTGCGCCGCCGCAGGTTCCGGCTGCGGCGCTGA
- a CDS encoding SDR family NAD(P)-dependent oxidoreductase yields MSLVSMIKGRSGASGFGYASTAEEVTQGLDLSGKTVLITGVGSGLGAESARVLAMRGARVLGAARTKDKAAEACRSLGNGAIPLACELSDPASVRACVAEVVQLGIPVDVLLCNAGVMALPKREVLHGQELQFLTNHIGHFILVTGLLGSLTERGRVVMLSSGAHHRAPEVGIDFDDLTLQKSYSPWGAYGQSKLANLLFAKSLAKRLSGTSQTANAVHPGVIATNLWRHMNVVARVAAPVAAAVAMKNMEQGAATQCYVATHPSLASVSGEYFADCNIEKASRHARNEAMAERLWQVTEEIVAKL; encoded by the coding sequence ATGTCGTTGGTGTCCATGATCAAAGGTCGGAGCGGCGCGAGCGGCTTCGGGTATGCGTCCACGGCCGAAGAGGTCACCCAGGGGCTCGACCTCTCGGGGAAGACGGTGCTCATCACCGGCGTGGGCTCGGGGCTCGGGGCCGAGAGCGCGCGCGTGCTGGCCATGCGTGGGGCCCGCGTGCTGGGCGCGGCCCGCACCAAGGACAAGGCCGCGGAGGCGTGCCGCTCGCTGGGCAACGGGGCCATCCCGCTCGCGTGTGAGCTGTCGGACCCCGCGTCGGTGCGCGCGTGCGTGGCCGAGGTGGTGCAGCTGGGCATCCCGGTGGACGTGCTGCTGTGCAACGCGGGCGTCATGGCGCTGCCCAAGCGCGAGGTGCTGCACGGCCAGGAGCTGCAGTTCCTGACCAACCACATCGGGCACTTCATCTTGGTCACGGGGCTGCTGGGCTCGCTCACGGAGCGCGGCCGCGTGGTCATGCTGTCGAGCGGCGCGCATCACCGCGCGCCCGAGGTGGGCATCGACTTCGACGACCTCACACTGCAGAAGAGCTACAGCCCGTGGGGCGCCTACGGGCAGTCGAAGCTGGCCAACCTGCTGTTCGCCAAGTCGCTCGCCAAGCGCCTGTCGGGCACCAGCCAGACCGCCAACGCGGTGCACCCGGGCGTGATCGCCACCAACCTCTGGCGGCACATGAACGTGGTGGCGCGCGTGGCGGCTCCCGTGGCGGCTGCGGTGGCGATGAAGAACATGGAGCAGGGGGCGGCCACGCAGTGCTACGTGGCCACGCATCCCTCGCTCGCGAGCGTGAGCGGCGAGTACTTCGCGGACTGCAACATCGAGAAGGCCTCGCGCCACGCGCGCAACGAGGCCATGGCCGAGCGGCTCTGGCAGGTCACCGAAGAGATCGTCGCGAAGCTGTAG
- a CDS encoding ABC transporter permease, with product MNPLLYRALASAWRRSLLAASGVATSALLVVVLVASYRNLTSAVESYVGQPGIDLWIAPLGTDNLIRSSALLDEGTLGAARAVPGVRRADPLLRSFVSAHHASDDRAPLSLLVLGYEAPTGLGGPPRITEGRAPRRDREVVLDRASAFQLGVDVGGRVQLNGVETRVVGISDETNLLATQFAFLTRESASGASGFGERVSFVAVQLVRDADRDAVARELEARLPGVSVYAREQFVERNVREVAAGFRPLLLIVCVVGMAAAAVLVSLLIHAVVDDRARDIAVLLALGAPITRVTLSVLTHAIVLVMVGGALGALLSCAFRSALARWFPTVGLVIHAHDVLTIVLVLCVAALASAYAPLVRLRRIDPVEAFRA from the coding sequence ATGAACCCACTCCTCTATCGTGCGCTCGCGAGCGCTTGGCGGCGTTCGCTCCTCGCCGCTTCGGGCGTTGCCACGAGCGCGTTGCTCGTGGTGGTGCTCGTTGCCAGCTACCGGAACCTGACGTCCGCGGTCGAGTCGTATGTGGGTCAGCCGGGGATCGATCTCTGGATCGCGCCGTTGGGGACCGACAATCTCATCCGGTCGTCGGCGCTCCTCGACGAGGGGACGTTGGGTGCCGCACGCGCGGTACCCGGTGTGCGGCGGGCAGACCCACTGCTGCGCAGCTTCGTCTCGGCGCACCATGCTTCGGACGACCGGGCTCCGCTCTCGTTGCTCGTGCTCGGCTACGAGGCACCGACTGGACTCGGTGGCCCGCCCCGGATCACGGAGGGGCGCGCGCCACGCCGTGATCGAGAGGTCGTGCTCGACCGCGCGTCCGCGTTCCAGCTCGGGGTCGACGTCGGCGGACGTGTGCAGCTCAACGGCGTCGAGACGCGGGTCGTGGGCATCTCCGACGAGACCAACCTGCTCGCGACCCAGTTCGCCTTCTTGACGCGAGAGAGCGCGTCTGGCGCGAGTGGTTTCGGCGAGCGCGTCTCGTTCGTCGCCGTTCAGCTCGTGCGCGACGCGGACCGGGACGCGGTCGCCCGCGAGCTCGAAGCACGGCTCCCGGGCGTCTCCGTCTATGCACGAGAGCAGTTCGTCGAGCGCAACGTCCGCGAGGTGGCCGCAGGGTTTCGTCCGCTGCTCCTCATCGTCTGCGTCGTCGGCATGGCTGCGGCGGCCGTGCTCGTCTCGCTCTTGATCCACGCGGTCGTCGACGATCGCGCGCGCGACATCGCCGTGCTCCTCGCGCTCGGTGCGCCCATCACACGCGTCACCCTCTCGGTGCTCACGCACGCCATCGTGCTCGTCATGGTTGGTGGCGCGTTGGGCGCCCTGCTCTCGTGCGCGTTTCGCAGCGCGCTCGCGCGCTGGTTCCCCACGGTGGGGTTGGTCATCCATGCGCACGACGTGCTCACGATCGTCCTCGTGCTGTGTGTCGCCGCGCTCGCATCCGCGTACGCGCCCTTGGTGCGTCTCCGACGAATCGACCCTGTGGAGGCCTTCCGCGCATGA
- a CDS encoding ABC transporter ATP-binding protein, which produces MSILELHRVSRARGTGEHAVQALSGVDLVVRPGEVVLVEGPSGSGKTTLLTVSAGLLSPDQGDVLLAGERVVTLSASRRRAHRARAVGFVFQHPNLLSALSARDNVLLGALIAGRERAAALAATDALFEELGIPHLAHRRPHALSGGEEQRVAVARALVHGPALVLADEPTASLDSASGRAVGEALAQMAHTKGVGVVIATHDPRLRVFGTRRLWMEDGCLAPVVNRTD; this is translated from the coding sequence ATGAGCATTCTCGAGCTTCATCGTGTCAGCCGCGCCCGCGGTACCGGCGAGCATGCGGTTCAGGCCCTCTCGGGCGTAGACCTCGTCGTTCGACCCGGCGAAGTGGTGCTCGTCGAAGGACCGAGCGGGTCCGGCAAGACCACGTTGCTCACGGTCTCTGCGGGGCTCCTGTCTCCGGATCAGGGTGACGTCCTGCTCGCGGGAGAACGTGTCGTCACGCTCTCCGCGTCGCGCAGGCGGGCGCATCGAGCGCGCGCTGTCGGCTTCGTGTTCCAGCATCCGAACCTACTCAGCGCGCTCTCGGCGCGCGACAACGTCTTGCTCGGGGCGCTGATCGCGGGGCGTGAGCGGGCCGCGGCGCTGGCTGCGACCGACGCTCTCTTCGAAGAGCTAGGCATCCCACACCTCGCCCATCGGAGACCCCACGCGCTCTCGGGGGGTGAAGAGCAACGCGTGGCCGTCGCGAGAGCGCTCGTGCACGGGCCAGCGCTCGTGCTCGCGGACGAGCCCACCGCGAGCCTCGACAGTGCTTCCGGACGCGCCGTGGGTGAGGCGCTCGCGCAGATGGCGCACACGAAGGGCGTGGGTGTCGTGATCGCCACGCACGACCCGAGGCTGCGCGTGTTCGGCACCAGGCGGCTGTGGATGGAGGACGGGTGCCTCGCCCCGGTCGTCAACCGCACGGATTGA
- a CDS encoding thioredoxin, with protein MIPVHHATPETFDGLVLTPRDELVVVYFWGPQCPNCEFFASRLPAVLEQLGDVPARLVKVNAYEHDSLATRFGLYGIPQFFLYRDGKRIGKMSEFRGDAFFLGVLRDQLPAAG; from the coding sequence ATGATCCCGGTGCACCACGCCACCCCCGAGACCTTCGACGGCCTGGTCCTCACGCCGCGCGACGAGCTGGTGGTGGTCTACTTCTGGGGCCCGCAGTGTCCCAACTGCGAGTTCTTCGCCTCGCGCCTGCCCGCTGTCCTCGAGCAGCTGGGCGACGTTCCGGCGCGCCTCGTGAAGGTGAACGCCTACGAGCACGACAGCCTGGCCACGCGCTTCGGGCTCTACGGCATCCCGCAGTTCTTCCTGTACCGAGACGGCAAGCGCATCGGCAAGATGAGCGAGTTCCGTGGCGACGCGTTCTTCTTGGGGGTGCTGCGCGACCAGCTGCCCGCCGCGGGGTGA